GACGTTGAGCGTGGTCAAGTGTTGAGTCATGTTGGCAAGATTAATCCACATACTCAGTTTGAATCAGAAGTGTATGTATTGTCGAAAGAAGAAGGTGGTCGTCATACGCCATTCTTCAATGGTTACCGTCCCCAGTTTTACTTCCGTACTACGGACGTAACTGGTGCGTGTGAATTACCATCAGGTGTTGAAATGGTTATGCCAGGAGATAACATCCAGATGACAATCACCTTGATCAACCCAATTGCGATGGACGAAGGTTTACGCTTCGCGATTCGCGAAGGTGGTCGTACGGTTGGTGCGGGTGTTGTTTCTAAGATTTTGAAGTAATTAAATCTTGCAAAAATTAAAAGGGACTGATATAGTCCCTTTTTTTAATTTTCTAGGGGTATAGCTCCAATTGGTAGAGCCGCGGATTCCAAATCCGAAGGTTGGGAGTTCGAATCTCTCTACCCCTGCCAAATTTTAACGGTCTGTATCCAAGGTGCAGGTCGTTTTTTTTAATTGTACTGAAACCAATGAATAAAAATCCAGAAGTTCAAGAAGCACGCAGTACAGCGGATACCGCTAAGCTGGTATTGTCTCTATTTATATTAGTGGGCGGTATCTTCGCCTATTATTACCTGTCTGATCTCCATGCCGTAATTCGTGTATTGGTGGTAATTGCGGGCGCCGTTGGCGCCGTTGCTGTGTTGTATACAACGGCTCTAGGTGGGTCGTGGTTTAAATACTTAATTCAGACAAAAAAAGAAATACGTCAGGTCGTATGGCCGACACGTAAAGAGACAGCACAAACAACGCTCATTGTGGTTATTGCCGTCATCATCGTGGGTATTTTCCTATGGTTGATTGATATGTTCTTCCTATGGGCGGTGAAGTTATTGACCGGACAGGGAGGCTAAAATGGCAAAACGTTGGTATGTAGTACATGCATTTTCTGGTTATGAAAACAAAGTTAAGGCCGGTATTGTTGAATATGCTGAGCGTGCGGAGTTAAGTGACCATTTCGGGCGTATCCTAGTGCCCTCGGAAGAAGTTGTTGAAATTCGAGATGGTAAAAAACGCACCAGTGAACGTAAATTTTTTCCTGGCTATGTGTTGGTTGAAATGGAATTAAGCGAAGAAACCTGGCACCTAGTTAAGAGTGTACCCCAAGTGCTTGGTTTTATTGGTGGTAAGAGTGATAAGCCTGCGCCAATAACCCAAAAAGAAGTGGATAGAATTTTACAGCGTGTTGAAGAAAATGTAGACAAGCCACGGCCTAAAATCATCTACGAACCAGGTGAAATGGTTCGAGTTACAGATGGTCCGTTTACCGACTTTGAAGCCGTTGTTGAAGGCGTTGACTACGATAAAAATAAATTACAAGTATCAGTATTGATTTTTGGGCGCTCAACGCCGGTTGAGCTTGAGTTCTCACAGGTCGCAAAAAGCTGATTTTTTTAACGGGGAGCCGCAAGGCGCTATTACCCAACTAGGAGTGTAACAATGGCTAAGAAAATTGCAGCCTATATTAAATTACAGATTCCTGCAGGTGCAGCGAATCCAAGTCCGCCCGTTGGTCCAGCTTTGGGTCAGCGTGGTGTTAACATCATGGAGTTCTGTAAAGCGTTTAACGCCCAGACAGCCAATGTTGAAAAAGGACTTCCATTGCCTGTTGTTATTACTGTTTACAGTGATAAGAGCTTCACATTCATTACTAAAACCCCTCCGGCCGCTGTGTTGTTGAAAAAAGCAGCTGGCATCAAGAGTGGTAGTGCCGTACCTAACCTAAACAAGGTGGGTAAGGTTACCCGTGCTCAGTTAGAAGAAATTGCTACTACAAAAATGCCGGATTTGAATGCTAACGATTTAGACACAGCAGTTAAAATCATTGAAGGTTCCGCGCGTAGCATGGGCCTAACGGTTGAGGGGTAATAAGACATGGCAAAATTAACAAAAAAACAAAAAGTAATGGTTGAGCGTGTCAATAAAGACTCTTCTTATGAGGTTATGGCTGCGCTTGATCTTGTTAAAGAGTTGGCAACGGCAAAATTCGATGAAACTGTGGATGTTGCTGTTAAGTTAGGCGTTGACCCACGTAAATCTGATCAGGTTGTTCGCGGTGCAACAGTATTGCCGAATGGTCTTGGTAAGACTATTCGTGTTGCTGTATTTACCGGTGAAGCGAACCAGGCGGCTGCTAAGGCAGCAGGTGCTGATTTCGTGGGTATGGATGAGTTGGCTGCTGACATTAAAAAAGGCATGATGGACTTTGACGTAGTTATTGCAAGCCCAGATGCCATGCGTGTTGTAGGTGCGTTAGGTACTGTTTTAGGTCCACGTGGCTTAATGCCTAACCCTAAGACAGGTACTGTAACGCCTGATGTTGTGACTGCGATCAATAACGCAAAAGCAGGTCAAGTTCGTTACCGTGTAGACAAGGCCGGTATTGTTCATGCTCCAATCGGTAAGGCGTCTTTTGATAGCCAAAAATTGAAAGAAAACTTGGCAGCCCTTATTGAAGACTTGAATAAAGCTAAGCCTTCCGCTGCTAAGGGTGTATATATGAAGAAGGTTTCCTTATCCAGTACCATGGGTCCTGCGGTAGCTGTGGAACAGTCTTCAATCTAAATTCCTGTTGTTCTTTTGAATAATGGGTTGCGGTTTGGGTCTCCTAAATGTGAGTGCCCATCGCAGACCGTAGGTGGTTGTGAATAGAACAACCTTAATTGCATTTGCGGCCTACGTAGATGAGTAGTTTAGTTACATCGTAACTAAACTTATGGAGGTTAGAATGGCACTTAAACTCGAAGATAAAAAGCTTGTCTTAGAAGAAGTTTCTGCTGTATTGGCAGATACCGTTTCTATAGTCGTAGCTGAATATCGTGGGTTGACAGTGGAGCAGATGACTAAGCTTCGTTCTCAGGCTCGCGACAATGGTGTTGTTGTTCGCGTAGTTAAAAATACCCTAGCTAAACGTGCATTTGCAGGAACACCTTATGAAGACATGAGCGCTTCATTGGTAGGACCTGTTGTTTTGGTGTTCTCTCAGAAAGAACTATCAGGCGCAGCGCGTGTTGTTAAGGCATTCAAAAAAGAAAACGATGCTATGGTTGTTAAAGCAGTATCAATTGGTTCAGGCACCCTTGACGCTAATCAATTAGATATGGTTGCATCACTACCAACTTACGACGAAGCAATTGCAAAACTAATGTATGTAATGAAGGCACCGGTCGAGAAATTGGCTCGTACGCTGGCAGCTTACAAAGAGTCACGCGAAGCGGCTTAATTTTTTGCATTAGTTATTTATTACATTTAGGAGATAAACATGTCTGTATCACAAAACGATATCTTAGAAGCCGTTGCCAATATGACGGTAGTCGAAGTTGTTGAATTAATTTCAGCAATGGAAGAAAAATTTGGTGTATCTGCTGCAGCGATGGCTGTTGCTGGTCCAGCTGCTGCCGCTGAAGCTGCTGAAGAGCAATCAGAGTTCAACGTAGTTTTAACCAGTGCTGGTTCTAACAAAGTTGGTGCGATCAAAGCTGTTCGCGCAATCACTGGTCTTGGCTTAAAAGAAGCTAAAGACGCGGTTGAAGGTGTTCCAACTGTGCTTAAAGAAGGCGTCTCTAAAGAAGAAGCTGATGAAATTAAAAAGCAAGTTGAAGAGGCTGGCGGCCAGGTTGAGATCAAGTAATAGCTTGATTTTAACTGCTTAGCTGCAGTGAAAATGGCTGACATTTCGGTGTCGGCCTTTTGTGTTTTATCAGTGTGTAAAAGCGTCATATTTTAGTTTGATACGACCCTTTTATACATTTACTTGAAGTCCCACAATTTAATAACCCGATTGTCGAGGTATTCCATGTCATACTCGTTAACCGAAAAGAAACGTATCCGTAAAGATTTTGCCACTCAAGCATCAATGCTTGATGTGCCGTACCTACTGTCTTTGCAAAAGAGCTCCTACCACGATTTTATTCAATTAGATAAAAAACCGAATGACCGCATTGCGATGGGTCTTCACTCTGCCTTTAAGTCTGTATTTCCAATTAAGGGTGTCGCTGGCACAGCGGACTTGGATTACGTCAGCTATCATCTAGGTCAGCCTGAGTTTGATGTTAAGGAGTGTAAACAGCGTGGCGTAACTTATGCGGCGCCTCTGCGCGTCAAGATGCGGTTGGTGATTTATGATAAAGAAGCGCCTGCCAGTAATCGCCCTGTTAAGGATATTAAAGAACAGGAAGTTTATCTGGGTGATATGCCCTTGATGACCGATAACGGTACTTTTGTTATTAACGGTACCGAACGTGTAATCGTAACGCAGTTGCATCGTTCGCCGGGCGTTATCTTTGATAATGACAAGGGCAAGTCACATTCTTCTGGCAAAATTTTATTTAACGCGCGGATTATTCCATACCGTGGATCTTGGTTGGATTTCGAATTTGACCATAATGATTGTTTGTTTACGCGTATTGACCGTCGTCGCAAATTACCCGTTTCAATCCTGCTACGTGCAATGGGTTATGACAACGAGCAAATTTTATCTGCTTTCTTTGACACAACACCAATTCGTATTACTAAAACTAAAATTGTGATGGGCATTATTCCTGAGCAATTGAAAGGTCAAGTAGCCGCATTTGATATGGTTGATAAAGGAGAAGTGATCGTTGCGGCGGGTAATCGTATTACTGCTCGGAGTATCAAGCAATTTGAGCAGGCTGGCTTAAAAGAGATTGATGTGCCAGAAGCTTTCCTGGTTGGCAAGGTAGTGGCAGAGAACCTGGTTGATAAGTCAACAGGTGAGTTATTAGCGGCTGCAAACACTGTGATAACAAGTGAATTGATTGCGAAGATGCATGAGATTGGTAAAGTACAGCTTGGTGTATTGTTTGTTGACGAGTTACTTCATGGTCCATATATCTCAGATACTTTGAACCTAGACAGTACGAGTACTCAATTAGAAGCACAGATCGAAATCTATCGTATGATGCGCCCAGGTGAACCGCCAACAAAAGAGTCTTCTGAAGCTCTATTTAATAGTCTGTTCTTCCAAGAAGAGCGTTATGACTTGTCCAATGTTGGTCGCATGAAATTAAACCGTCGTTTAGGGCGTGATAACAATGATGGTCGTTTGGTTTTAGAACCGGATGATATTGTAGAAGTAATTCGGGAGCTTATTCGTATCCGTAATGGTGAGAGTATGGTTGATGATATTGATACTTTAGGTAATCGTCGAATTCGTGCTGTTGGTGAAATGGCCGAGAATGCTTTCCGTGTTGGTTTGGTTCGTGTTGAGCGTGCCGTTAAGGAGCGACTTAATCAGGCCGAATCTGATGGTTTAATGCCTCAGGATTTGATTAATGCTAAGCCGGTTTCGGCGGCGATTAAAGAGTTCTTTGGTTCTAGCCAGTTGTCTCAATTCATGGATCAGGTTAACCCCTTGTCAGAAGTGACGCATAAGCGTCGTGTTTCTGCGCTTGGCCCGGGTGGCTTAACTCGTGAGCGTGCAGGTTTTGAGGTTCGTGACGTACACCCCACTCATTATGGCCGCGTTTGTCCTATTGAAACGCCTGAAGGACCAAACATCGGTCTAATCAATTCGTTGGCTGTTTATGCAAAAACCAACGAATACGGTTTCTTGGAAACACCTTACCGTCGTGTTATTGATGGTCAGGTTTCTGATGAGATTGTATATATTTCTGCAATTGATGAAGCACAGTATATCATTGCGCAGGCGAGTGCTCGCTTAGATGATTCCGGTCGTTTTGTTGATGACTTGATTTCAGCGCGTCATCAAAATGAATTTACCTTGTCAATGTCGAAAGACATAAACTTGATGGACGTATCTCCGAAGCAAATTGTTTCAGTTGCAGCCGCATTGATTCCATTCCTTGAGCACGATGATGCTAACCGTGCCTTGATGGGTTCAAACATGCAGCGTCAAGCAGTACCGACGCTTCGAGCCGATAAGCCGTTAGTAGGTACCGGTATTGAGAAAACGGTAGCAATCGATTCTGGTGTAACCGTGGTTGCCGAGCGCGGTGGTGAAGTGGTTTCTGCGGATGCGTCGCGTATTGTAGTGCGTGTTAATGCCGATGAGATTAGTGAGGGTGAAACGGGTGTTGATATTTATAATCTTATTAAATATCAACGTTCAAACCAAAATACGTGTATTAACCAAAAACCCATTGTTGCCGCTGGTAATTTAGTTGCGCGCGGCGATGTATTGGCTGACGGGCCTTCAACTGATTTAGGTGAGCTGGCTCTAGGTCAGAATATGCGTGTTGCTTTCATGCCTTGGAACGGTTACAACTTTGAAGACTCCATCCTAGTATCTGAGCGTGTTGTGCAAGAGGATCGTTTTACAACAATTCATATTGAAGAATTTACCTGTTTAGCACGTGATACCAAGTTAGGTCCAGAGGAAATTACCGCTGATATTCCGAACGTGGGTGAGTCGGCTTTATCTCGTCTGGACGAGAGCGGTATTGTTTACATCGGTGCCGAAGTGAAACAGGGTGATATTCTGGTTGGTAAGGTTACCCCAAAAGGGGAGACCCAGTTAACACCGGAAGAGAAGCTACTACGTGCCATCTTTGGTGAAAAAGCATCGGATGTTAAAGATACGTCATTGCGAGTCTCTAAGGGTATTGAAGGCACAGTTATCGATGTGCAAGTCTTCACTCGTGAAGGGATGAAGAAGGATTCGCGTGCCCAAGCAATTCATGAAGAAGAGCTTGATGCCGTTCGTAAAGACATTGATGAGCAATACCGTATTCTGGAACAGGATAGCTTGGCTCGTTTGCGCACAATTCTTGTTGGTCAAACCACACTGGAAGGTAAAACCTTAACAGCTGATCAATTGGCCATAATGGATAGTAAGTCTTTATTCCTTTTGAATCTTAACGATGAAGATTTAATGCGTCAGTTAGAAGCACAGGAAGACCAGCTTAATACTAAGCGTAAGGGCTTGAATGACGCCTTTGAGGAAAAGCGTAAAAAATTAACTCAGGGCGATGATCTGGCGCCAGGTGTGTCGAAGATGGTTAAGGTCTACGTGGCGATTAAGCGTCGTATTCAGCCAGGTGATAAGATGGCCGGCCGTCATGGTAATAAGGGTGTAATCTCTCGTATTTGCCCTGTTGAGGATATGCCATTTGATGAAACAGGTCGTCCGGTTGATATTTGTCTGAACCCACTAGGTGTACCTTCTCGTATGAACGTTGGTCAGATTTTAGAAACCCATCTAGGTTTAGCGGCAGAAGGCCTGGGTCAGAAAATTGATGCCATGTTACGTCGTGAAGCGGATTTGGCAGAGGTTC
This Thiomicrospira cyclica ALM1 DNA region includes the following protein-coding sequences:
- the secE gene encoding preprotein translocase subunit SecE — translated: MNKNPEVQEARSTADTAKLVLSLFILVGGIFAYYYLSDLHAVIRVLVVIAGAVGAVAVLYTTALGGSWFKYLIQTKKEIRQVVWPTRKETAQTTLIVVIAVIIVGIFLWLIDMFFLWAVKLLTGQGG
- the rplA gene encoding 50S ribosomal protein L1; amino-acid sequence: MAKLTKKQKVMVERVNKDSSYEVMAALDLVKELATAKFDETVDVAVKLGVDPRKSDQVVRGATVLPNGLGKTIRVAVFTGEANQAAAKAAGADFVGMDELAADIKKGMMDFDVVIASPDAMRVVGALGTVLGPRGLMPNPKTGTVTPDVVTAINNAKAGQVRYRVDKAGIVHAPIGKASFDSQKLKENLAALIEDLNKAKPSAAKGVYMKKVSLSSTMGPAVAVEQSSI
- the nusG gene encoding transcription termination/antitermination protein NusG translates to MAKRWYVVHAFSGYENKVKAGIVEYAERAELSDHFGRILVPSEEVVEIRDGKKRTSERKFFPGYVLVEMELSEETWHLVKSVPQVLGFIGGKSDKPAPITQKEVDRILQRVEENVDKPRPKIIYEPGEMVRVTDGPFTDFEAVVEGVDYDKNKLQVSVLIFGRSTPVELEFSQVAKS
- the rplL gene encoding 50S ribosomal protein L7/L12, which encodes MSVSQNDILEAVANMTVVEVVELISAMEEKFGVSAAAMAVAGPAAAAEAAEEQSEFNVVLTSAGSNKVGAIKAVRAITGLGLKEAKDAVEGVPTVLKEGVSKEEADEIKKQVEEAGGQVEIK
- the rpoB gene encoding DNA-directed RNA polymerase subunit beta; protein product: MSYSLTEKKRIRKDFATQASMLDVPYLLSLQKSSYHDFIQLDKKPNDRIAMGLHSAFKSVFPIKGVAGTADLDYVSYHLGQPEFDVKECKQRGVTYAAPLRVKMRLVIYDKEAPASNRPVKDIKEQEVYLGDMPLMTDNGTFVINGTERVIVTQLHRSPGVIFDNDKGKSHSSGKILFNARIIPYRGSWLDFEFDHNDCLFTRIDRRRKLPVSILLRAMGYDNEQILSAFFDTTPIRITKTKIVMGIIPEQLKGQVAAFDMVDKGEVIVAAGNRITARSIKQFEQAGLKEIDVPEAFLVGKVVAENLVDKSTGELLAAANTVITSELIAKMHEIGKVQLGVLFVDELLHGPYISDTLNLDSTSTQLEAQIEIYRMMRPGEPPTKESSEALFNSLFFQEERYDLSNVGRMKLNRRLGRDNNDGRLVLEPDDIVEVIRELIRIRNGESMVDDIDTLGNRRIRAVGEMAENAFRVGLVRVERAVKERLNQAESDGLMPQDLINAKPVSAAIKEFFGSSQLSQFMDQVNPLSEVTHKRRVSALGPGGLTRERAGFEVRDVHPTHYGRVCPIETPEGPNIGLINSLAVYAKTNEYGFLETPYRRVIDGQVSDEIVYISAIDEAQYIIAQASARLDDSGRFVDDLISARHQNEFTLSMSKDINLMDVSPKQIVSVAAALIPFLEHDDANRALMGSNMQRQAVPTLRADKPLVGTGIEKTVAIDSGVTVVAERGGEVVSADASRIVVRVNADEISEGETGVDIYNLIKYQRSNQNTCINQKPIVAAGNLVARGDVLADGPSTDLGELALGQNMRVAFMPWNGYNFEDSILVSERVVQEDRFTTIHIEEFTCLARDTKLGPEEITADIPNVGESALSRLDESGIVYIGAEVKQGDILVGKVTPKGETQLTPEEKLLRAIFGEKASDVKDTSLRVSKGIEGTVIDVQVFTREGMKKDSRAQAIHEEELDAVRKDIDEQYRILEQDSLARLRTILVGQTTLEGKTLTADQLAIMDSKSLFLLNLNDEDLMRQLEAQEDQLNTKRKGLNDAFEEKRKKLTQGDDLAPGVSKMVKVYVAIKRRIQPGDKMAGRHGNKGVISRICPVEDMPFDETGRPVDICLNPLGVPSRMNVGQILETHLGLAAEGLGQKIDAMLRREADLAEVRSFLDKIYNETQGQGVDFAAFSDDELIELARNLCKGVPMATPVFDGAGEGQIKALLRLADLPESGQMRLFDGRTGEEFDRPVTVGYMYMLKLNHLVDDKMHARSTGPYSLVTQQPLGGKAQFGGQRFGEMEVWALEAYGAAFTLQEMLTVKSDDLNGRTRMYKNIVDGNEYMEPGMPESFSVLRKEIRALGIDIELEQD
- the rplK gene encoding 50S ribosomal protein L11 — translated: MAKKIAAYIKLQIPAGAANPSPPVGPALGQRGVNIMEFCKAFNAQTANVEKGLPLPVVITVYSDKSFTFITKTPPAAVLLKKAAGIKSGSAVPNLNKVGKVTRAQLEEIATTKMPDLNANDLDTAVKIIEGSARSMGLTVEG
- the rplJ gene encoding 50S ribosomal protein L10, whose amino-acid sequence is MALKLEDKKLVLEEVSAVLADTVSIVVAEYRGLTVEQMTKLRSQARDNGVVVRVVKNTLAKRAFAGTPYEDMSASLVGPVVLVFSQKELSGAARVVKAFKKENDAMVVKAVSIGSGTLDANQLDMVASLPTYDEAIAKLMYVMKAPVEKLARTLAAYKESREAA